The Thermomicrobiales bacterium genomic sequence CCGGTTCGGGCTCAACAAGGAGGCATGTTGATGCCATTCGGACCTATCGAGCTGCTGGTGGTGAAATTCCCCGGCAACCAGTTCACCGGTGAGATCATCCCCGCGATGCAGGAGCTGACCGATCACGACATCATCCGCATCGTCGACATCCTGTTCGTGACGAAGGACGCCAACGGTGCCGTGACCGAGCAGGAGCTGAGCGATCTCGTCGACGATCTGTACGCAGCCTACGACCCGGTCGTCGATGATGTGAACGGTTTGCTCACCCACGAGGACGCCGAACAGTTGACCGCGTCCATGGACAACAATTCGTCAGCCGGCATCATGCTCTTTGAGAACGTCTGGGCCAAGCGCTTCGCCGACGCCGTCGCGAACGCGAACGGCGAGGTAATACTGAACGAACGCATCCCCCGGTCCGTGATCGAAGAGCTTGTCGCCTCCTACGACGAATCAGAGGCCTGACACGACCGTACATATCTCAAGAGAGGACAAGTCAGCACATGATCAGAAGACGACCAGCCGCACGCTCCGGCCCGAGCCTCGTCGGCACGATGGCGCGCACTGCTGTCATCGCCGGAACGGCGACTGCCGTTTCCGGCAACGTCGCCGCACGCGGCGCACAACGAGCGCAGGCGCAGCAACAGCAGAACGCCGCGCAGCAGGCGGCGATCAACACCCAGGTTGAGGTTGAGCAGATGCGCCAGCAGATCGACTCGTTACAGGCGCAACAGGTGCAAGCAGCAGCAGAACCCGCAGCTGCGCCAGCGGCAGGCGGTGCGGACATGATCGCGCAATTGCAACAGCTCGGTGAATTGCGAACTGCCGGGATTCTCAACGACGCAGAGTTTGAAGCCGCAAAGGCACGAATCCTGGCGGGCTAACAACGCACACGCAGCCTCGGCTGCTCAATCTGTCGAAAGGGGAACGTGCATGGGGGATATCATCATCGGCCTGGCACTCATCACAATCGGGCTGGTTGGTTGCCTGTTGGGTCTGCGCGTCTTCTTCGTGGCGTTGCCGATCATCGGCTTCGTTGCCGGCTTCTTCGTTGGTGCCGCGGGCATCGCCGCAATTGCGGGTGATAGCTTCCTGGCCAACACAACCGGCGTTATCGTCGGATTCATCGTCGGCCTCGTGTTCGCTGCCGTGTCGTACTTCTTCTGGTACTTCGGCGCGCTGCTTTCGGCGGCTGCCTCTGGCGCGCTTCTCGGCTCGGCGCTCATGGAGATCATCGGCGTCAGCTCGGGCGTTGCCGTATTCCTCGTCGCGGCGGCTGTTGCCCTCGTATTCTTCATCGGCGCGATGGTGCTGGCGCTGCCGATCTACGTCGTCATCATCAACACAGCGTTCGCCGGTGCCGCGGGCATCGTCACTGGCCTGCTGCTGCTGTTCAACCAGATCGATCGCATTGACCTGAACTATGGTCTGGCCTGGGCAACGGTCGAAGAATCCTGGTTCTGGATGATTGCCTGGATCGTGCTTACCGTCATCGGCATTCTCTATCAAATGCAGTCAATCGCGTCAGTCAAACTGCCGGAAGACCGCTGGACGCAAGCCCAGCAACCTGCCTGACGCCATTTGCACTGAGCTCCTCATGGTCCAATTCGTGAGGACGTGACGAAACGTACGCACCCGCGCCCGACATTGTCAGTTCCCGGTCGGGCGCGGGAAGCATGGAGATGTATGAGCTGGCCGTTCACTCAAGGCAGATACCATCCGCGAATGACAATGCACAAAGCGCAATCAATGCTGAATTGAGAGACAGAGAGTTGTCATAATCTGGCGACGCGATTCAGACAAGGATGAGGTGTCATGGCTGACCAGCAACGCCCACCAAACAACGGCTCCGGCGACGACGAGCTGGAGCAGGTAGCCGAGCAAATCGAGCGCAACGCGACCAGTGAAATCCCGGCGGCAGACCAGCCCACGACGGCGCTTCCGCAGGTATCACCGGCCGCCGATCCGCCCGCATATGAGGAACTGCCACCGGCCGAAGCGATGGCCCCACCAGCAGGGGGAGGGGAGCCGCCGTACGAGCCGCCCCCCGGTGGTCAGCCGCCCATCCCGCCGGGCGGCGGCGGCATCGACCGCTGGATTCTCGGCGGGATCATTGGCCTCGCCGTCATCGTCCTGATGGGTGCGATCTACCTGTTCGCGCTGAAAGATGATGACGATACCGCCGCCGAAGCGACCGCAACCATCGAAGCACCAACGGCGACGCTGGAGGCGACTGTCGAGCCGACGGCAACCGAGCCGGAAGCAACCGCGACCGAAGAGCCAACGAATACGCCTGAACCAACGGCGACGGACGAGCCTGAGCCGACGGCGACACTTGAGCCAACGGCAACTCCCGAAGAGCCGACGGCAACTCCAACGGTCGAGCCGACGGCGACCCCGACCGAGCCAGCTCCCGAGCCAACCAAGACGCCGGTGCCAGACACGCCAACGCCAACGCCTGAACCTGAGCCAACAGCGACGGACGTGCCGAGCGCGCCAACACCAGAAGCTGGCGTTGAGGTCTACCGGGCCAATTGGTCAGATGGCGATGGCGGCTGGACACTCGCTGAAGGCTGGGATGTCGAGAATGGCAACCTGGTCGCCAACGGCGCTGAATCCGGCGCTGTGCTTGCTGCGTTCCAGCCAACCGGCGAGAACTACGCAGTTGAGGCGCAAATGGCAATCATCGGCAGCAACGACTGCAGCGAGATCGTCGGGCTAATCGTCCGGGCTGCCCTGCCACAAGACGCGGAAGCGTCTGCCGCCTCCGGCATCGTCGGCGGCGCGTGCGCGCACGAGTGGCAGATTGCCCGTGTGAACAACGGCAATCGCGACACGCTGGCCAATGGATACCGACCGCTCAACGACCAGATGCATACGTATCGGCTGGAAGTCGACGACGACGATGTGCTGCTGTTCATCGACGGCAAGTTCATCACCGAGCTCGATGACGTAGCGATGGCGGCGCAGGGCCGCACCGGCATCTACCTGAACGGCCAGGTCCGCGCAGTCGTCCAGAGCTTCGTCGTCTATTCGCTCGACAATTGATCCAAGACCGTCCGGCGAACTGATTCAATCAGTGGTGGGCGCTGCATGATGCCGCGCCCACTACTACAGATGCGGAGAAAGGCGATGCAGCAGTGACGGCAACCACCGCTGATGATGAGCCGGTTCCGCCGCCAGACGAACCCCAACCATCGAACTTCAACGACCTGTTTGGCCGCATCCGACGCCCATCAAACGGCGGCGGCGCGGCGGCTGCCTCACGCCGAATCTATGAGTTCGACACCGATCGGCGCGGCGCTCTGGAGCGCTACGCCGTCCTGCTCGTCATCGCAACCTTGCTCGCTACATTCGGACTCTACAAGGACGCTGCCACCATCATCCTGGCCGCCATGCTCATCGAGCAGGTTGTCGTCCCCATTCTCGCGTTTTCGTTTGCACTGGTCACCGGCGATCCACGTCGGCAGATCAACGCCGCGATCGTCATCGCCGCCTCGGCCGGCGCAACCATCGGCATCTCCTGGCTCGTCACTCGCGCACTGCTCTCCGACCGCATCGCCGTGTCGAGCCAAATCATCGCCAACAGCTCGCCGAATCTAACCGACCTCGTCGTTGCGCTGGTCGCTGGTGCCGCCGGTGCTTACACCATTCTCAATCGCAACCGACTCACCGCACTGCCGGGAGTTGCCGTCGGTCTCTCACTCGTACCACCGCTATGCGCTGCCGGACTGTTGCTCGGCCGCGGCAATACAGCATTGGCCGGTGGAGCACTCCTGATGTACCTGACCAACCTGGCAGCAATTGTGCTCTCGGCAGCATTGGTTTTCGTGCTTTACGGCTTCTTGCCACGCGGCAGACTGCCGCGCCAGATCAAGATCGGCTTCGCGATGGCAGCTGTCTCCGTCGCGTTGGTCGCCTATCCTCTCTGGACCGTCACCGCCGCGATCGTCTCAAATGCGCGCGACGAATCGGTTGTTCTTGACATCACCCGTCAATGGGTCGCGCCGACCGTCTTTGAAGTCGAGTCCGTATCACTGGACGGAGAAGATGTGGAAATTGTGCTGAGCGGCCCGACCGCACCGGCGACCGTCGACAACCTCGCGCAGCAGATCTCGTACGAGCTTGGTCGCCAGATTGATCTGCATGTCGAGGTCTATCAACGCTTCACTGTCAGAGCGACAGGCGGGGACTGATGCACGGCGGCACAGCGCGGCTTGAAGGCACACACATGTGATGGGGGAGCTACAGGCGGCGGAGGCTATGCACCCGCGCCCTCAGCACATGT encodes the following:
- a CDS encoding DUF6325 family protein; translation: MPFGPIELLVVKFPGNQFTGEIIPAMQELTDHDIIRIVDILFVTKDANGAVTEQELSDLVDDLYAAYDPVVDDVNGLLTHEDAEQLTASMDNNSSAGIMLFENVWAKRFADAVANANGEVILNERIPRSVIEELVASYDESEA
- a CDS encoding SHOCT domain-containing protein, with the translated sequence MIRRRPAARSGPSLVGTMARTAVIAGTATAVSGNVAARGAQRAQAQQQQNAAQQAAINTQVEVEQMRQQIDSLQAQQVQAAAEPAAAPAAGGADMIAQLQQLGELRTAGILNDAEFEAAKARILAG
- a CDS encoding TMEM198/TM7SF3 family protein, whose amino-acid sequence is MGDIIIGLALITIGLVGCLLGLRVFFVALPIIGFVAGFFVGAAGIAAIAGDSFLANTTGVIVGFIVGLVFAAVSYFFWYFGALLSAAASGALLGSALMEIIGVSSGVAVFLVAAAVALVFFIGAMVLALPIYVVIINTAFAGAAGIVTGLLLLFNQIDRIDLNYGLAWATVEESWFWMIAWIVLTVIGILYQMQSIASVKLPEDRWTQAQQPA
- a CDS encoding DUF389 domain-containing protein is translated as MTATTADDEPVPPPDEPQPSNFNDLFGRIRRPSNGGGAAAASRRIYEFDTDRRGALERYAVLLVIATLLATFGLYKDAATIILAAMLIEQVVVPILAFSFALVTGDPRRQINAAIVIAASAGATIGISWLVTRALLSDRIAVSSQIIANSSPNLTDLVVALVAGAAGAYTILNRNRLTALPGVAVGLSLVPPLCAAGLLLGRGNTALAGGALLMYLTNLAAIVLSAALVFVLYGFLPRGRLPRQIKIGFAMAAVSVALVAYPLWTVTAAIVSNARDESVVLDITRQWVAPTVFEVESVSLDGEDVEIVLSGPTAPATVDNLAQQISYELGRQIDLHVEVYQRFTVRATGGD